One genomic segment of Hordeum vulgare subsp. vulgare chromosome 2H, MorexV3_pseudomolecules_assembly, whole genome shotgun sequence includes these proteins:
- the LOC123430950 gene encoding auxin-responsive protein SAUR50-like, with product MCKVINTVPALAWLRRAVRRWRSRGAASARPNKDVLELDATVPAGHVAVRLEGRGDGEPSSRRFVVRLEKLSHPAFRELLRQAEEEYGFPSASGPVVLPCDEDHLRDVLRRVSLSEERPSFRRRRGVVAAPHGDCDSWPLLQGAAVEKLVS from the coding sequence ATGTGCAAGGTCATCAACACGGTCCCGGCGCTCGCCTGGCTGCGCCGCGCCGTGCGCCGGTGGCGCTCCCGAGGGGCGGCATCGGCCCGGCCCAACAAGGATGTGCTGGAGCTTGACGCCACGGTGCCGGCGGGGCACGTCGCCGTGCGCCTGGAGGGCCGCGGGGACGGAGAGCCGTCGTCGAGGCGGTTCGTGGTGCGGCTGGAGAAGCTGAGCCACCCGGCGTTCCGGGAGCTGCTGCGCCAGGCGGAGGAGGAGTACGGCTTCCCGTCGGCCTCCGGGCCCGTCGTGCTCCCCTGCGACGAGGACCACCTCCGCGATGTACTCCGCCGCGTCTCGTTGTCCGAGGAGCGCCCCTCCTTCCGTCGCCGCCGGGGTGTCGTGGCGGCGCCGCACGGTGATTGTGATTCGTGGCCGCTGCTGCAGGGGGCGGCCGTGGAGAAGCTCGTCTCGTGA
- the LOC123430951 gene encoding auxin-responsive protein SAUR19-like, translating to MCNVITIPSVAWLRRAVRRWRARRGSASAPVPAGHVAVCAEGARFMVRLAHLSHPAFLELLRQAEEEYGFASGASGPVALPCDEDRLRDVLRRVSSSSDSEVPRRSSFCRRRGESRPLLQGAAVEKRFL from the coding sequence ATGTGCAACGTCATAACGATCCCGTCGGTCGCCTGGCTGCGCCGCGCCGTGCGCCGGTGGCGGGCCCGCCGCGGTTCCGCCTCCGCCCCGGTGCCGGCGGGGCACGTCGCCGTGTGCGCGGAGGGAGCGCGGTTCATGGTGCGGCTGGCGCACCTGAGCCACCCGGCGTTCCTGGAGCTGCTCCGGCAGGCGGAGGAGGAGTACGGCTTCGCGTCCGGCGCTTCCGGCCCCGTCGCGCTCCCCTGCGACGAGGACCGCCTCCGGGACGTCCTCCGCCGCGTCTCTTCCTCGTCCGACTCCGAGGTGCCGCGACGCTCCTCCTTCTGCCGCCGGCGCGGCGAGTCGCGGCCGCTGCTGCAGGGTGCGGCCGTGGAGAAGCGCTTCTTGTGA